The uncultured Campylobacter sp. genome has a window encoding:
- a CDS encoding Na+/H+ antiporter, translating into MIEHLLLVFALLAIIIALVMVSNRLKIAYPVLLVLGGLVINFVPNLPSIKIDPELIFIIFLPPLLYEAAWANSLKELYKWRRTIGSFAFIVVFISAAAVALIANLVIPGFSLALGFMLGAIVSPPDAVSTAAILKFVKTPRRISAILEGESLLNDASSLIIFRFAAVAVTTGQFVWYKAATTFLWMVAGGVLVGLVVALAAYFLHKILPTDENSDTIMTITTPYIMYILAEELGASGVLAVVCGGLYLSTKRNEIFTASTRIHAMPVWNNFIFLLNGLAFTMIGLDLPEILAGLKRSGVSLFEAISYGVLVTAVLIVIRLMASYGAVYITMFMKRYISVADDRNPGKAAPFIVGWAGMRGVVSLAAALSIPAMAGSEPFPHRDLILFITFVVILLTLVVQGLTLPLLIKSVKFPDFNDHMPNELARIKIIKALAEASLKFKKEKFVGDENFLFQKFEEFWNFELESKKFEISDEARQRYFKILEEQRKALCELNKDPKIDEEVIRTFLYHIDLEEQRWRPNSEH; encoded by the coding sequence ATGATCGAACATTTACTGCTAGTTTTTGCACTGCTAGCTATCATCATCGCTTTAGTGATGGTCTCAAACCGCCTAAAGATCGCCTATCCAGTGCTATTAGTCCTTGGTGGACTTGTCATTAACTTCGTGCCAAATTTACCAAGTATCAAGATAGATCCTGAGCTTATTTTCATCATATTTTTGCCGCCACTTCTTTATGAGGCTGCGTGGGCAAACTCGCTAAAAGAGCTCTATAAATGGCGCCGTACGATCGGCAGTTTCGCCTTTATCGTGGTTTTCATAAGCGCAGCAGCAGTTGCTTTGATAGCAAATTTAGTGATTCCCGGCTTCTCGCTCGCCCTTGGCTTTATGCTTGGCGCCATCGTCTCGCCACCAGATGCGGTGAGTACGGCTGCGATCCTTAAATTTGTAAAAACACCGCGCAGGATCAGCGCTATTTTGGAGGGTGAGAGCCTTTTAAATGACGCCTCCTCGCTCATCATCTTTCGCTTCGCCGCAGTTGCGGTCACGACTGGGCAGTTTGTCTGGTACAAGGCCGCAACGACCTTTTTGTGGATGGTGGCTGGTGGCGTTTTAGTGGGTCTTGTAGTGGCACTTGCGGCTTATTTTTTACATAAAATTTTGCCAACTGATGAAAACAGCGACACGATAATGACGATCACGACGCCTTATATCATGTATATCTTGGCTGAGGAGCTTGGCGCTAGCGGCGTTTTAGCAGTGGTTTGTGGCGGACTTTATCTCTCGACTAAAAGAAATGAAATTTTTACCGCTTCAACAAGGATCCACGCGATGCCAGTTTGGAACAACTTTATTTTCTTACTAAACGGCCTTGCATTTACCATGATCGGCCTTGACCTGCCTGAAATTTTAGCAGGGCTAAAGCGTAGCGGCGTCTCGCTATTTGAGGCGATCTCTTACGGCGTTTTGGTCACTGCTGTACTCATCGTTATCCGCCTCATGGCATCTTATGGAGCCGTTTATATCACGATGTTTATGAAGCGCTATATCAGCGTGGCGGACGATCGCAACCCTGGCAAAGCCGCACCATTTATCGTCGGCTGGGCTGGCATGAGGGGCGTAGTCTCGCTGGCTGCAGCACTTTCTATCCCTGCCATGGCTGGTAGCGAGCCGTTTCCGCATAGAGACCTCATCTTGTTTATCACCTTTGTAGTTATCTTGCTAACGCTCGTAGTTCAGGGACTAACTCTGCCGCTACTCATAAAAAGTGTCAAATTTCCAGACTTTAACGACCATATGCCAAATGAGCTTGCAAGGATCAAGATCATAAAGGCGCTTGCCGAGGCTTCGCTTAAATTTAAAAAAGAGAAATTTGTGGGCGATGAGAATTTTTTATTTCAAAAGTTTGAAGAGTTTTGGAATTTCGAGCTTGAGAGTAAAAAATTTGAGATCAGCGACGAGGCAAGACAGAGATATTTTAAAATTTTAGAGGAGCAAAGAAAGGCGCTTTGTGAGCTAAACAAAGACCCAAAGATCGACGAAGAGGTCATTAGGACGTTTTTATATCACATCGACCTTGAGGAGCAGAGGTGGCGGCCAAATAGCGAGCACTAA
- a CDS encoding class I SAM-dependent methyltransferase — MILASNYNEIDFDALYKAQKAKSSFGKKLAEHWDKKAPSFNEGVMKSAYAREFIDKVDFTGASTLLDFACGAGALSVLASEKVDQIYGYDFSPKMLEFARENAQTYGAKNAKFAQKAFEDDWSDVPACDLVFASRCLEVDDLKAALKKLLSKTKKALYITFKVDDSFVDDEILDAIGREVEQKPDFVYLLNILFQMGYLPSLSYIKAWCHGGGAKSAEEFVQKTRWRLGGELSETEEARLAEYFNSGKYEPKRDFMHWAFVAVDKAQALNL, encoded by the coding sequence ATGATTTTAGCTTCAAACTACAATGAGATCGACTTTGACGCGCTTTATAAGGCGCAAAAGGCAAAAAGCTCATTCGGCAAAAAGCTGGCCGAGCATTGGGATAAAAAGGCGCCGAGCTTCAACGAAGGCGTGATGAAAAGCGCCTACGCGCGCGAGTTTATAGACAAGGTCGATTTTACGGGTGCTTCTACGCTGCTTGATTTCGCATGCGGCGCGGGCGCGCTAAGCGTACTGGCGTCGGAAAAGGTGGATCAAATTTACGGCTATGACTTTTCGCCCAAAATGCTGGAATTCGCCCGCGAGAATGCTCAAACTTACGGCGCAAAAAACGCAAAATTTGCGCAAAAGGCCTTCGAGGACGACTGGTCGGACGTGCCTGCGTGCGATCTCGTTTTTGCTTCACGCTGCCTCGAGGTGGACGATCTAAAAGCCGCGCTTAAAAAGCTTCTTTCAAAGACCAAAAAGGCGCTTTACATCACTTTTAAGGTGGACGACAGCTTCGTGGATGATGAAATTTTGGATGCGATAGGACGCGAAGTGGAACAAAAGCCCGACTTCGTCTATCTTTTAAACATCCTGTTTCAAATGGGCTATCTGCCGAGCCTCAGCTATATCAAAGCCTGGTGTCACGGCGGCGGAGCGAAAAGTGCGGAGGAGTTTGTGCAAAAGACGCGCTGGAGGCTTGGCGGCGAGCTAAGCGAAACGGAGGAAGCGCGGCTGGCGGAGTATTTTAACAGCGGCAAATACGAGCCAAAGCGGGATTTTATGCACTGGGCATTTGTAGCTGTTGATAAGGCGCAAGCTCTAAATTTATAG
- a CDS encoding ABC transporter ATP-binding protein has translation MIFMDEPTNGLDFGNQIKLLEMIKALGDEGYTFVQTTHYPRHAKFVSSLTLFIKDGEILAFGRSEQLINAENIYKIYSINYERYKDRL, from the coding sequence GTGATCTTTATGGACGAGCCGACCAACGGGCTGGACTTTGGCAATCAGATCAAGCTGCTCGAGATGATCAAGGCGCTAGGCGACGAAGGCTACACCTTCGTGCAGACGACGCACTACCCGCGGCATGCGAAGTTCGTTTCAAGCTTGACGCTGTTTATAAAAGACGGCGAAATTTTAGCTTTCGGGCGCAGCGAGCAGCTCATAAACGCCGAAAATATCTATAAAATTTACAGCATCAACTACGAAAGATATAAGGATAGATTATAA
- a CDS encoding YggS family pyridoxal phosphate-dependent enzyme, with product MRLDEILKRIEAAKVGAGDVQLVAVSKNVGTDEVRELYSQGQIAFGENRVQELKRKSELLRELPLKWHFIGTLQSNKINQLIALRPTLWQSCNSCELALAVNKRLTYPLDTLLEINAAGESSKTGLDKNRAVEEFLRIKQECKNLNLIGVMSIGAHVSEPAQIARSFEVSREIFDALVPHGARICSMGMSDDFELAIKCGSNMIRLGRILYA from the coding sequence ATGAGGCTGGATGAAATTTTAAAGCGCATTGAGGCCGCGAAAGTAGGCGCAGGCGACGTGCAGCTAGTCGCGGTAAGCAAAAACGTAGGCACGGATGAGGTGCGCGAGCTGTATTCGCAAGGACAGATCGCATTCGGCGAAAACAGAGTGCAGGAGCTGAAGCGCAAAAGCGAGCTACTGCGCGAGCTACCGCTAAAGTGGCACTTCATCGGCACGCTACAAAGCAACAAAATCAATCAACTCATCGCTCTGCGCCCGACGCTGTGGCAGAGCTGCAACAGTTGCGAGCTCGCGCTTGCCGTAAATAAGCGGCTAACTTATCCGCTAGATACGCTGCTGGAGATCAACGCCGCGGGCGAGAGCTCCAAAACGGGGCTCGATAAAAACCGCGCGGTGGAGGAGTTTTTACGCATCAAGCAGGAGTGTAAAAATCTAAATTTAATCGGCGTGATGAGCATCGGAGCGCACGTGAGCGAGCCCGCGCAGATCGCGCGAAGCTTCGAGGTGAGCCGCGAGATCTTTGACGCGCTCGTACCGCACGGCGCGCGGATCTGCTCGATGGGGATGAGTGATGATTTTGAGCTCGCGATCAAATGCGGCTCGAACATGATCCGCCTGGGTAGAATTTTATACGCCTAA
- the rseP gene encoding RIP metalloprotease RseP, with protein MKSIILTLAILAVGFYFYSINFMVTVLAISFLIFFHELGHFLAARALGVGVNVFSVGFGEKVFTKRIGATQYAISAIPLGGYVSLKGQEDLDPAAASTDPDSYNSKGPIARIIILFAGPFFNLLLAFLIYIALGYIGVEKLAPKVGRISPNSAAASAGLMLNDEILSIDGKQIREWDDISRQVTAAPLNLEIMRGGERLSLQLTPKFGEKKTIWRESIRVPLIGISPDYNATVTLYHKGASSLSFAWDQTVEASKLILVGLEKLASGVVSPKEMGGIVAITDITSKAVDYGAAVLLALVALISVNLGLINLFPIPALDGGHIAFNLFELIFRRPVPKRVFVGASYVGMGILALLMIFTVLNDFARILGFYK; from the coding sequence TTGAAAAGCATAATTTTAACGCTAGCGATCCTGGCGGTCGGATTTTATTTTTACTCGATAAATTTTATGGTCACGGTGCTGGCGATCAGCTTCCTCATCTTTTTCCACGAGCTGGGGCATTTTTTGGCGGCGCGGGCGCTGGGCGTGGGGGTGAACGTCTTTAGCGTGGGCTTTGGAGAAAAGGTCTTTACTAAGCGTATCGGCGCGACGCAGTATGCCATCAGCGCGATCCCTCTGGGGGGCTACGTGAGCCTTAAGGGGCAGGAGGATTTGGATCCCGCCGCGGCAAGCACGGACCCCGACAGCTACAACTCCAAAGGCCCAATCGCGCGCATAATCATACTTTTTGCGGGGCCGTTTTTTAACCTGCTGCTTGCGTTTTTGATCTACATCGCGCTGGGCTACATCGGCGTCGAAAAACTCGCACCAAAGGTCGGCAGAATTTCGCCAAATTCCGCCGCGGCAAGCGCAGGGCTGATGCTAAACGATGAAATTTTATCGATCGACGGCAAGCAGATCCGCGAGTGGGACGACATCTCAAGGCAGGTAACCGCAGCACCTCTAAACTTAGAAATCATGCGCGGCGGCGAGCGGCTGAGCCTGCAGCTCACGCCAAAGTTCGGCGAGAAAAAAACCATCTGGCGCGAGAGCATCAGAGTGCCGCTCATCGGCATTTCGCCCGATTACAACGCGACCGTGACGCTATATCACAAGGGCGCAAGCTCGCTTAGCTTCGCGTGGGATCAGACGGTAGAAGCGTCAAAGCTCATCTTAGTAGGGCTCGAAAAGCTCGCTAGCGGCGTCGTTTCGCCCAAGGAGATGGGCGGCATAGTCGCCATTACGGACATCACCTCAAAGGCGGTCGATTACGGCGCGGCGGTCTTGCTCGCGCTCGTGGCGCTAATATCGGTAAATTTAGGGCTTATCAACCTCTTTCCGATCCCAGCACTTGACGGTGGGCACATCGCGTTTAATCTCTTTGAGCTCATCTTCCGCCGCCCCGTGCCAAAGCGAGTATTCGTGGGTGCCAGCTACGTAGGTATGGGGATTTTGGCACTTTTGATGATATTTACGGTGCTGAATGATTTCGCTAGAATTTTGGGATTTTACAAATGA
- the pgsA gene encoding CDP-diacylglycerol--glycerol-3-phosphate 3-phosphatidyltransferase, which produces MMLNLPNILASFRVALAPLFFWLILLAGHANGGMVGSVHVSWIDYFAALVFVIASVTDFFDGYIARSWNQKTKLGAIIDPLADKMLTLAGFLGLMFIGRASAWAIYLILIREFFITGLRVAMAGDGVEVAASMAGKVKTVFQMIAIGWLMMQWPYANALLWIAVALTLYSGFEYVAAYAKATKKS; this is translated from the coding sequence ATAATGCTAAATTTACCCAATATTTTAGCGAGCTTTCGCGTTGCGCTGGCGCCGCTGTTTTTTTGGCTGATCTTACTAGCCGGCCATGCGAACGGCGGCATGGTGGGCTCGGTGCACGTAAGCTGGATCGATTATTTTGCCGCGCTAGTCTTCGTCATCGCCTCCGTCACGGATTTTTTCGACGGATACATCGCGCGCTCTTGGAACCAGAAGACCAAACTAGGCGCCATCATCGATCCGCTCGCCGATAAGATGCTGACGCTTGCGGGCTTTTTGGGGCTTATGTTTATCGGGCGCGCCAGTGCTTGGGCGATCTATCTGATCCTGATCCGCGAGTTTTTCATCACTGGCCTTCGCGTGGCGATGGCGGGCGACGGCGTAGAGGTCGCCGCGTCGATGGCGGGCAAGGTAAAGACGGTCTTTCAGATGATCGCTATAGGCTGGCTAATGATGCAGTGGCCCTATGCAAACGCCCTACTCTGGATCGCAGTCGCGCTGACGCTATATTCGGGCTTTGAATACGTCGCGGCGTATGCTAAGGCTACGAAAAAAAGCTAA
- a CDS encoding enoyl-ACP reductase — translation MTNEFKGKTLVISGGTRGIGRAIVLEFATAGANIAFTYNSNEELATSQAADLEKAYGIKARAYALNILEPETYKELFAKIDEDFARVDFFISNAIISGRAVAGGYTKFMRLKPRGINNIFTATVNAFVVGAQEAAKRMEAVGGGSIISLSSTGNLVYIENYAGHGTAKAAVEAMARYAATELGEKNIRVNIVSGGPIETDALRAFTNYEEVRDKTAELSPLGRMGQPEDLAGACLFLCSSKASWVTGHTFIVDGGTTFK, via the coding sequence TTGACGAACGAATTTAAAGGAAAAACGCTAGTTATCAGCGGCGGCACGAGAGGCATAGGCAGGGCGATAGTTTTGGAATTCGCAACTGCGGGAGCAAATATCGCTTTTACGTATAATTCCAACGAGGAGCTGGCGACTTCGCAAGCGGCCGATCTTGAGAAGGCTTACGGCATCAAGGCGCGCGCTTATGCGCTCAATATCTTGGAGCCCGAGACCTACAAGGAGCTCTTTGCCAAGATCGACGAGGATTTTGCGCGAGTGGATTTTTTCATCTCAAACGCCATCATCTCGGGTCGCGCGGTCGCGGGCGGATACACTAAATTTATGAGGCTAAAGCCGCGCGGCATCAACAATATCTTTACAGCGACGGTAAATGCCTTCGTCGTGGGCGCGCAAGAAGCCGCAAAGCGTATGGAAGCGGTAGGCGGCGGCTCGATCATCTCGCTTAGCTCCACGGGAAATTTAGTCTATATCGAAAACTACGCGGGTCACGGCACGGCGAAAGCCGCAGTTGAGGCGATGGCACGCTACGCCGCAACCGAACTCGGCGAGAAAAACATCCGCGTAAACATAGTAAGCGGCGGACCGATCGAGACGGACGCGCTACGAGCCTTTACGAACTACGAAGAGGTACGCGATAAAACCGCCGAGCTTAGCCCGCTAGGACGTATGGGGCAGCCGGAGGATTTGGCGGGAGCATGTTTATTTCTATGCTCGAGCAAGGCTAGCTGGGTGACGGGGCACACCTTCATCGTCGACGGCGGAACGACCTTTAAATAA
- the dapA gene encoding 4-hydroxy-tetrahydrodipicolinate synthase, with protein MNKNVIIGSMTALITPFKEGKLDEQTYAKLIKRQIANGISAVVPVGTTGESATLTHDEHRVCIEIAVDACKGTDVKVLAGAGSNATHEAIGLAQFAQAHGADGILSVAPYYNKPTQKGLYLHYKAIASSVDLPVLLYNVPGRTGCDIAADTIIKLFNDCDNIYGVKEASGSIDKCVDLLAHEPRLSVLSGEDAINYPILSNGGKGVISVTANLLPDYTAKLVKFALQNEFLKAKQINDDLYAINKILFCESNPIPIKAAMYIAGLTPSLEYRLPLCEPSAENLKKIENVMKQYTIKGF; from the coding sequence ATGAATAAAAATGTCATAATCGGCTCTATGACGGCGCTGATCACGCCTTTTAAAGAGGGCAAACTAGACGAGCAGACCTACGCTAAGCTCATCAAAAGACAGATCGCAAACGGCATAAGCGCGGTCGTGCCCGTAGGCACCACGGGCGAGAGCGCGACGCTGACGCACGACGAGCATCGCGTCTGTATCGAGATCGCCGTAGATGCGTGCAAGGGCACGGACGTCAAGGTGCTAGCGGGCGCGGGCAGTAATGCAACTCACGAAGCGATCGGGCTAGCGCAGTTTGCACAGGCTCACGGCGCGGACGGAATTTTATCCGTAGCGCCCTACTACAACAAACCCACCCAAAAGGGACTCTATCTGCACTATAAAGCAATCGCGAGCTCGGTAGATCTGCCGGTACTGCTCTACAATGTCCCGGGTCGCACCGGCTGCGACATAGCCGCAGATACGATCATCAAGCTTTTTAACGACTGCGATAATATCTACGGCGTCAAAGAAGCTAGCGGCAGCATCGATAAATGCGTCGATCTACTCGCGCACGAGCCGCGCCTTAGCGTGCTTAGTGGCGAGGATGCGATCAACTATCCGATACTAAGTAACGGCGGTAAGGGCGTGATCTCCGTTACGGCAAATTTACTGCCCGATTACACGGCGAAGCTTGTGAAATTTGCGCTGCAAAATGAGTTTTTAAAGGCCAAGCAGATCAACGACGATCTCTACGCGATCAATAAAATTTTATTCTGCGAGAGCAATCCGATCCCGATCAAAGCGGCGATGTATATCGCGGGCCTAACGCCGAGTTTAGAGTACCGCTTGCCGCTTTGCGAGCCGAGCGCGGAAAACCTCAAAAAAATAGAAAATGTAATGAAACAATACACTATCAAAGGATTTTAA
- a CDS encoding pitrilysin family protein yields MFPKFKKITLQNGLQIYHIPMNKGSGVISVDVFYNVGSRDETMGKSGIAHMLEHLNFKSTKNRKAGEFDAIVKGFGGVNNASTGFDYTHYFIKCASSNLEVCLDLYADIMQNLSLKDKEFQPERKVVLEERLWRTDNDPFGYLFFRLYNTAFLYHPYHWTPIGFRKDIENWSIKDIKEFHAKFYQPQNAVLLITGDIGEKAAFDAAKKYFAPVKNKSEIPRPHCTEPAQDGEKLSVIYKNSEAQIVAVAFKIPPFNHPDAAAIKAMDIYLSGGKSSLLQRVLVDEKKLANQINIYDMSAKDENLFIVFAVCNQGVSGEALRSEILALIEKAKKAKISDDDMLKIKNTLSSDLIYSLDSASKVAQMYGSYIVRGDLDALFRLEREIKSLDKNAVKKAMKTYLSLKNSTSIILRKENDE; encoded by the coding sequence ATGTTTCCAAAATTTAAGAAAATCACGCTGCAAAACGGGCTTCAAATTTATCACATCCCGATGAATAAAGGCAGCGGCGTCATCAGCGTGGACGTGTTTTACAACGTCGGCTCGCGCGACGAGACGATGGGCAAAAGCGGCATCGCGCACATGCTGGAGCATCTAAATTTTAAATCCACGAAAAATCGCAAGGCGGGCGAGTTTGATGCGATCGTAAAGGGCTTTGGCGGCGTAAATAACGCAAGCACGGGCTTTGATTACACGCACTACTTCATCAAGTGCGCGAGCTCAAATTTAGAGGTCTGCTTGGATCTTTACGCCGACATAATGCAAAACTTAAGCCTCAAAGACAAAGAATTTCAGCCCGAGCGCAAGGTCGTGCTCGAGGAACGGCTGTGGCGCACCGATAACGATCCGTTCGGATACCTATTTTTCAGGCTATATAACACCGCGTTTTTGTACCACCCATACCACTGGACACCGATCGGTTTTCGCAAGGACATCGAAAACTGGAGTATCAAAGATATCAAGGAATTTCACGCTAAATTTTATCAGCCGCAAAACGCCGTGCTGCTGATCACCGGCGACATCGGCGAAAAGGCGGCGTTTGATGCGGCTAAAAAATACTTCGCGCCCGTAAAAAATAAAAGCGAAATTCCGCGCCCTCACTGCACAGAGCCTGCGCAAGACGGCGAGAAGCTTAGCGTTATTTATAAAAACAGTGAGGCGCAGATCGTGGCCGTCGCTTTTAAAATTCCGCCGTTTAATCATCCTGACGCCGCGGCGATCAAAGCGATGGATATATATCTTAGCGGCGGCAAGAGCTCGCTTTTACAGCGCGTGCTGGTCGATGAGAAAAAGCTCGCCAATCAGATCAACATCTACGATATGAGTGCCAAGGACGAGAATTTATTTATAGTCTTTGCCGTTTGCAACCAAGGCGTAAGCGGCGAGGCGCTGAGGAGTGAAATTTTAGCGTTGATCGAAAAAGCCAAAAAAGCTAAAATAAGCGACGACGATATGTTAAAGATCAAAAACACCCTAAGTAGCGATCTGATCTACTCCCTCGACAGCGCTAGCAAGGTAGCGCAGATGTACGGCAGCTACATCGTCCGCGGCGATCTGGACGCGCTATTTAGGCTGGAGCGCGAGATCAAAAGTCTAGATAAAAACGCGGTTAAAAAAGCGATGAAAACCTATCTAAGCCTTAAAAATTCCACGAGCATTATCTTACGAAAGGAAAACGATGAATAA
- a CDS encoding AtpZ/AtpI family protein, whose amino-acid sequence MRVTKNLNRIVKGACDISLGISIVVAIGIGVAIGLGLRHLTGSLLLLWFGIAIGIAAAFLNVYRACKALNSSLKELENDPKYKADPKNFDDDDEWDERD is encoded by the coding sequence ATGAGAGTAACCAAAAATTTAAACAGAATCGTAAAGGGCGCCTGCGACATCAGCCTGGGCATCTCGATCGTCGTAGCGATCGGCATCGGAGTAGCGATCGGACTTGGGCTGCGGCATCTCACGGGCTCACTGCTTCTGCTCTGGTTCGGCATCGCTATCGGCATCGCGGCGGCGTTTCTGAACGTTTACCGCGCGTGCAAGGCGCTAAATTCGAGCTTAAAAGAGCTTGAAAACGATCCGAAATACAAGGCGGATCCGAAAAATTTTGACGACGACGATGAATGGGATGAGCGGGATTGA
- the hemL gene encoding glutamate-1-semialdehyde 2,1-aminomutase, translating to MNNHDEFLAAQKLIPGGVDSPVRAFGNVGSEPFMVDRGEGSYIYDVEGKKYLDFVQSWGPLIFGHADADIERAVVQTAKKGLSFGASSPLETQLASLVLKNFDFLDKIRFTSSGTEATMSAIRLARAFSGRDKILKFEGCYHGHSDSLLVKAGSGASTFGNASSAGVPQDVAKNTYLARYNDIQSVKDVLAQNDIGTIIIEPIAGNMGLVPADPKFLTELRALCDEKKIVLIIDEVMSGFRASELGSYGIYGVRGDLVTFGKVIGGGMSVAAFAGKHEIMDMISPLGAVYQAGTLSGNPVAMAAGIASLSKIYASSGLYERLGELARRLTDGLCAIAQRRGIALQTACVGSMFGCFFADEEVRDYDGALRADTARFAKFHGEMIKRGVFLAPSQFETGFICASMDEVQIDFALNAADEGMAAL from the coding sequence ATGAATAATCACGACGAATTTCTAGCAGCACAAAAACTTATCCCGGGCGGCGTCGATTCGCCGGTGCGAGCATTCGGCAACGTCGGCAGCGAGCCTTTTATGGTGGATCGCGGCGAGGGCTCGTATATCTACGATGTCGAGGGCAAAAAATATCTCGACTTCGTGCAGAGCTGGGGTCCGCTCATCTTCGGTCACGCCGACGCGGACATCGAGCGCGCCGTCGTGCAAACCGCCAAAAAAGGGCTAAGCTTCGGCGCATCTAGCCCGCTTGAGACGCAGCTCGCCTCGCTCGTGCTAAAAAATTTCGACTTCCTAGATAAGATCCGCTTTACCAGCAGCGGCACCGAAGCCACGATGAGCGCGATCCGCCTCGCGCGCGCCTTTAGCGGACGGGATAAAATTTTAAAATTTGAGGGTTGCTACCACGGTCACAGCGACAGCCTGCTCGTCAAAGCGGGCAGCGGCGCAAGCACCTTCGGTAACGCAAGCAGCGCGGGCGTACCGCAGGACGTCGCAAAAAACACCTACCTAGCCAGATACAACGACATACAAAGCGTAAAAGACGTCCTAGCGCAAAACGACATCGGCACGATCATCATCGAGCCTATCGCGGGAAATATGGGCCTAGTACCCGCTGATCCTAAATTTTTAACCGAGCTTCGCGCGCTGTGCGACGAGAAAAAGATCGTGCTGATAATCGACGAGGTAATGAGCGGCTTTCGCGCGAGCGAGCTAGGCAGCTACGGCATCTACGGCGTCCGCGGCGATCTGGTAACCTTCGGCAAGGTCATCGGCGGCGGTATGAGCGTGGCGGCGTTTGCGGGCAAGCACGAAATTATGGATATGATAAGCCCGCTAGGAGCGGTGTATCAAGCGGGCACGCTAAGCGGAAACCCCGTCGCAATGGCCGCAGGTATCGCCAGCCTAAGTAAAATTTACGCTAGCAGTGGCCTTTACGAAAGGCTCGGCGAGCTTGCGCGCAGACTTACGGACGGGCTTTGCGCCATAGCGCAGCGCCGCGGCATCGCGCTGCAAACCGCCTGCGTAGGCTCGATGTTCGGCTGCTTTTTCGCGGATGAAGAGGTGCGCGACTATGACGGCGCCTTGCGAGCAGACACCGCGCGCTTTGCGAAATTCCACGGCGAGATGATTAAGCGCGGCGTATTTTTGGCGCCTAGTCAGTTTGAGACGGGCTTTATCTGCGCCAGCATGGACGAAGTGCAGATCGACTTTGCGCTAAACGCCGCGGATGAAGGGATGGCGGCGCTTTAA
- a CDS encoding cytochrome C oxidase subunit III produces MRNFIFLALFLNAAIFFLPRSAQAESFITDEEYGAMLYKNPRGVGCDKCHGEKGEGSLIVKYKEFNRTSGAYYERALNAPPINNLSLQELADGISSSRDVMPSYFLTQNEIIIIYKYIKSINQPKKKEKK; encoded by the coding sequence ATGCGAAATTTCATATTTTTAGCGCTGTTTTTAAACGCGGCTATATTTTTTCTACCTCGCAGCGCACAAGCCGAGAGCTTTATCACCGACGAAGAATACGGCGCGATGCTGTATAAAAACCCGCGCGGCGTGGGCTGCGACAAGTGCCACGGCGAAAAGGGCGAGGGTTCGCTAATCGTAAAGTATAAAGAATTTAACCGCACCTCGGGCGCCTACTACGAGCGCGCCCTAAATGCGCCGCCGATCAACAATCTCTCGCTTCAGGAGCTCGCCGACGGGATCAGCAGCTCGCGCGACGTGATGCCTAGCTACTTCCTGACGCAAAACGAGATCATCATTATCTACAAATATATAAAATCGATAAACCAACCAAAAAAGAAGGAGAAAAAATGA